The sequence GCCGCCTTGACGATCACGTCCGCCGCGGGCGCGAGCGCCATCACGGCCGCGTGCATGTCGAGGGCGGACTCGACGTGCGTGGTCGTCACGCCCGGCGGGTCGGCCAACGCGGTCGGGGCGGCGACCAGGTCGACGGTCGCGCCCACCGCGGCGGCGGCCTCGGCGATCGCGTACCCCATCTTCCCCGTCGACCGGTTCGACAGGAACCGGACGGGGTCCAGCCGCTCGCGCGTCCCGCCGGCCGTCACCACGACCCGACGTCCCGACAGCGGGTGGTCGGCCCGTCCGGCGGCGCGGAGCACGGCCTCGAGGAGCACGTCCTCGTCCTCCAGGCGGCCCGGCCCGACGTCGCCGCCCGCGAGCTCCCCCTCCCCCGGCCCGACGATCGTCGCGCCGCGCTCGGCGAGCAGCCGGACCGCCGCCTGGGTGGCCGGGTGGAGCCACATCTCGGTGTGCATGGCCGGGGCGATGACCGTCGGCACGGTCAGGCAGGTGAACGTCGAGGTGACCAGGTCGTCGGCGATGCCGGCGGCGAACTTGGCGATCAGGTTCGTCGTCGCCGGCGCGAAGATCGCGACGTCGGCACGGCGGGCGACCTCGACGTGGACGATCCGCTCGACGTCGCTGAAGGTGTCGGTGTAGCAGCGACGGCCGGTGAGCGCCTCGAACTGGGCGGGCTGCACGAAGCGGGTGGCACCCCCGGTCAGGATGACCTGGACGTCGGCGCCGAGCTTCTTCAGCCCCCGCGCGAGGGACGCGGCCTTGTAGGCGGCGACGCCCCCGGACACGCCGAGGAGCACCTCACGGCCGGCCAGGGAGGGGGCCACGGCGACGAGGTGTGCTGACCGGCGGCGGGGCTGGCTACTCGCCGTCGGAGAGGTCGGTGGGCTCGCCGTCGTCGTCGAGGATCGCGTCGGCGCCCTGG comes from Euzebya sp. and encodes:
- the coaBC gene encoding bifunctional phosphopantothenoylcysteine decarboxylase/phosphopantothenate--cysteine ligase CoaBC; protein product: MAPSLAGREVLLGVSGGVAAYKAASLARGLKKLGADVQVILTGGATRFVQPAQFEALTGRRCYTDTFSDVERIVHVEVARRADVAIFAPATTNLIAKFAAGIADDLVTSTFTCLTVPTVIAPAMHTEMWLHPATQAAVRLLAERGATIVGPGEGELAGGDVGPGRLEDEDVLLEAVLRAAGRADHPLSGRRVVVTAGGTRERLDPVRFLSNRSTGKMGYAIAEAAAAVGATVDLVAAPTALADPPGVTTTHVESALDMHAAVMALAPAADVIVKAAAVSDFRPVAVSDQKLKKDAWTGSGAEGDGVTLELARNPDILADLGRRDDIDAVLVGFAAETTDVESYGRGKLESKGADLIVVNDVSQSDAGFGVDTNRVVILGRDGFRRAVDLASKRAVADVILDLAAERLRG